One Malus sylvestris chromosome 14, drMalSylv7.2, whole genome shotgun sequence DNA segment encodes these proteins:
- the LOC126600961 gene encoding peroxidase 41-like, which translates to MALPILFLLFLAIPLSESKLSIDYYKKTCPDFESIVRDTVTSKQIASPTTAAGTLRLFFHDCMVEGCDASILISSNYVNTAERDADINQSLSADAFDLVARAKTALELSCPGIVSCSDILTLATRNLVTMVGGPFYKVRLGRKDGQVSKASLVEGNLPRSNQTLDDMIKFFGTKGFTLQEMVALSGAHTIGFAHCKEFADRIFNYNKTTPTDPDMYPNYAQGLKKICADYKTNIAMSAFNDVITPGKFDNMYYQNLKRGLGLLASDHVLVKDPRTRPFVELYSTDQGAFFKAFAHAMEKLSHHGVKTGRKGEVRHRCDAFNSIKA; encoded by the coding sequence ATGGCTCTTCCAATTCTTTTCCTTCTCTTCCTCGCCATTCCATTATCCGAATCTAAGCTCTCCATCGACTACTACAAAAAAACATGCCCTGACTTCGAAAGCATTGTCCGTGACACTGTGACTTCAAAACAAATCGCCAGTCCCACCACCGCGGCTGGCACTCTTCGTCTCTTCTTCCACGACTGCATGGTCGAAGGCTGCGACGCTTCCATCCTCATCTCCTCCAACTACGTTAACACAGCAGAGCGTGATGCCGACATCAACCAATCCCTCTCGGCAGACGCCTTTGACCTCGTGGCAAGAGCCAAGACCGCCCTCGAGCTATCCTGCCCAGGCATTGTTTCTTGCTCCGACATCCTCACCTTAGCCACACGCAACCTGGTCACGATGGTCGGCGGTCCGTTCTACAAAGTCCGATTGGGACGGAAAGACGGACAGGTTTCCAAAGCTTCACTGGTGGAAGGAAATCTCCCAAGAAGCAACCAAACCCTAGATGACATGATCAAATTCTTCGGTACAAAGGGCTTCACACTCCAAGAAATGGTGGCTTTGTCCGGTGCACACACAATTGGATTCGCTCATTGCAAAGAATTCGCCGACCGGATTTTCAATTACAACAAAACTACACCAACAGATCCTGACATGTACCCAAACTATGCTCAAGGGCTGAAGAAAATTTGTGCAGACTACAAAACGAACATTGCCATGTCTGCCTTCAACGATGTGATCACACCCGGCAAGTTCGATAACATGTATTATCAGAATCTGAAGAGGGGTTTGGGGTTGTTGGCATCGGACCATGTACTTGTTAAGGACCCGAGGACGAGGCCTTTTGTGGAGTTGTACTCGACGGACCAGGGTGCTTTTTTCAAGGCTTTTGCTCATGCTATGGAGAAGCTTAGCCATCATGGAGTTAAGACTGGACGTAAAGGAGAGGTCAGGCACAGGTGTGATGCTTTTAACTCGATTAAAGCTTAA
- the LOC126598733 gene encoding peroxidase 41-like: MAIAILLLLFFSIPFSESKLTKDYYKQTCPDFQKIVRDTASQKQAAQPTTAAGTLRLFVHDCLVEGCDGSVLIASNHLNKAERDAEINESLAGDGFEVVVRAKTALELTCPGIVSCADILAEATRDLVTMVGGPFYSVRLGRKDGQVSLASKVEGNLPRANQTVDELIKFFAARGFTIEEMVALTGGHTIGFSHCKEFTDRLFHYSKTTPTDPEINPKYAEALKMTCGNYTTNPAMAAFNDVITPGKFDNMYYQNLKRGLGLLASDHALAKDPRTKPFVELYSTDQAEFFKAFSHAMEKLGHHEIKTGHQGEVRRRCDAFNLLQA; encoded by the coding sequence ATGGCTATTGCCatacttcttcttctcttcttctccatTCCCTTCTCCGAATCGAAGCTCACCAAAGATTACTACAAGCAAACTTGTCCAGACTTTCAGAAGATTGTCAGAGACACCGCGTCCCAAAAGCAAGCCGCCCAACCCACCACCGCCGCAGGCACTCTCCGCCTCTTCGTCCACGACTGCTTAGTTGAGGGTTGTGACGGCTCCGTCCTCATTGCCTCCAACCATCTCAACAAGGCTGAGCGCGATGCTGAGATCAACGAATCCCTAGCAGGTGATGGTTTTGAGGTGGTAGTCCGTGCCAAGACCGCCCTGGAGCTCACCTGCCCAGGGATTGTCTCGTGCGCAGACATTCTCGCCGAGGCCACACGTGACCTTGTCACGATGGTTGGTGGACCTTTCTACTCCGTCCGGTTGGGACGAAAAGATGGACAGGTTTCCCTTGCGTCCAAGGTTGAGGGAAACTTGCCAAGAGCAAACCAAACCGTGGATGAGCTCATCAAATTCTTCGCCGCTAGGGGTTTCACAATTGAAGAAATGGTTGCCTTAACTGGTGGACACACAATTGGATTCTCTCATTGCAAGGAGTTCACTGACAGGCTTTTCCATTACAGCAAAACTACTCCAACAGACCCAGAAATCAACCCTAAATACGCCGAAGCCTTGAAGATGACATGCGGTAACTACACAACTAACCCCGCCATGGCTGCCTTTAACGACGTGATTACACCTGGAAAATTCGATAACATGTACTATCAGAATCTAAAGAGGGGCTTGGGGCTGCTGGCATCGGACCATGCACTTGCTAAGGACCCGAGGACGAAGCCTTTTGTGGAGTTGTACTCTACTGACCAGGCGGAGTTTTTCAAGGCTTTTTCTCATGCAATGGAGAAGCTTGGACATCATGAGATTAAGACCGGGCATCAGGGAGAGGTGAGGCGCAGGTGCGACGCGTTTAACTTGCTTCAGGCTTAG